A stretch of DNA from Candidatus Cloacimonadota bacterium:
CCAAATTTTCCAAAAAAGAAATTGCCTGTTTCTCTCCTCGTAAATAATCAACCAGGATGTCTGTGTCGATAAGTAATGAGTTTTTCACTTTTATTCGCCCCTATCCCAGCTTTTTCTGATCTCTTCAAAAGCAGGAATATCATTTCTGTTTTTCCATATTCCTCTCGCTTTCCTTAAAAAATCAAGACGATTGGTGTTGCTGAATTTTTCG
This window harbors:
- a CDS encoding ribbon-helix-helix domain-containing protein; this translates as MFRTQIYLTEDEKNALQNISYGTGKKQSELIRQAVDQLIEKFSNTNRLDFLRKARGIWKNRNDIPAFEEIRKSWDRGE